GGAACCGGCTTACCGGTGTTCCCGCCGGGGTGTAGGCCAGGGCTTGACGCTCCTGAACCTTGCCTCGCAGCAGAACCTGATTGCTGGCCTGCATTTGCCCTGATCCGTGATCAGGCCTGTGCTTCTGCCTTGCTTTCTGCGTTGTCCATCAGCGACTTGGACTTCTCTTCCTTCATCATCGGGGAAGCGGCAGTCACGGCTTCATCCATTTTCACAACCAGATGGCGCAGCACGGCGTCGTTGAACTTGAAAGCATGTTCGAGCTCATCCAGGGTTTCCTGGTTGATTTCGATGTTCATCAGCACATAGTGTGCCTTGTGAATCTTCTGGATCGGGTAAGCCAGCTGACGACGGCCCCAGTCTTCCAGACGATGGATCTGGCCGCCGTTACCGGTGATC
This genomic stretch from Leeia aquatica harbors:
- the rpsF gene encoding 30S ribosomal protein S6, with translation MRHYEIVFIVHPDQSEQVPAMVNRYKTLITGNGGQIHRLEDWGRRQLAYPIQKIHKAHYVLMNIEINQETLDELEHAFKFNDAVLRHLVVKMDEAVTAASPMMKEEKSKSLMDNAESKAEAQA